Proteins from a genomic interval of Tachyglossus aculeatus isolate mTacAcu1 chromosome 8, mTacAcu1.pri, whole genome shotgun sequence:
- the PIRT gene encoding phosphoinositide-interacting protein → MASPPQIPEADEKSPESKDLLASQTASSLCPSSRSGSVWTTAPRSNWEIYRKPIAVVSVGSAVLLLGIVLTALAYALQLPAEQEKGFRLSGPAFLSVGLMLLVCGLVWVPIVKKKQKQRQKSVFFQSLKAFFLNR, encoded by the coding sequence ATGGCGTCCCCGCCCCAGATCCCGGAGGCCGACGAGAAGTCCCCGGAGTCCAAAGACCTGCTGGCCAGCCAGACGGCCAGCTCCCTGTGCCCCAGCTCCCGCAGCGGGTCGGTGTGGACCACCGCTCCCAGGAGCAACTGGGAGATCTACCGCAAGCCCATCGCGGTCGTGTCCGTGGGCAGCGCCGTGCTGCTGCTGGGCATCGTCCTCACCGCCCTGGCCTACGCCCTGCAGCTGCCCGCCGAGCAGGAGAAGGGCTTCCGGCTGAGCGGGCCGGCCTTCCTCTCCGTGGGCCTCATGCTGCTCGTCTGCGGCCTGGTCTGGGTGCCCATTGTcaagaagaagcagaagcagcggcaGAAGTCCGTCTTCTTCCAGAGCCTCAAGGCCTTCTTCCTCAACCGCTGA